GCCATTCAGGTTTTCTCAAGCCAACGCAGACCCCACCATGTCTCAGGTCAATGTTGATCTACCAGTATCTTTGAACCACCAGCATCCTCCTGTGTCCACAGTTGTGGCATCTGGTTACCAACAAGCTGATGCTTtcagccaggagcccctgatgGGCACAGCTAGCGGCCTGGTGCCAGGTTCTGTAGCCACCAGGATGCCCGCAGCCCTGGCCCCGGCTACTGCGGCCAGTGGTGTGGCCCCCAGCCTTCCCCCAGGGTCTGTGATCAGGGGCGTGGGCCAGAGCCTGCCTCCAGGGCCGGTGATCAGTGGTGTGCCTCCCCGCCTTCCGCCCAGTTACGTGATCAGTGGTGTGGCTCCAACCTTTCCCGCAGGGTCTGTGATCTGTAGTATCAGCCACAGCCTTCCCCCGGGATCTGTGATTAGCGGCATGGGCCAGGGTCTTCCTCCAGAACCCATGGCCAGTGCTGTGGCCCCGAGCTTTCCTCCAGGTTCTGCGGCTAGTAGGGAGCCCCCTAGTCTGACGGCAGCAtctgggggtggtgggaagaGACAAAACCTCTCCATGAGACCCTCAGTTAGTTTCACTGCTCCAAGCCTAATCCCAGGTTCAGTGTCAAACGAGACGGACACAAATGTCTCTCCTGGGTCTGTGGCTTCTAGTGTGTTTCCAACATCTGTGGCTGGAGAACTGAATCAGGGACTGGTTCTGGGGTCCACAGCTAACGCAGCCGGTGTGCCCTCCACAGTCAGAAATGTGGCCCAGAGCCTTCCCCAGGGGTCCATGCTGGTTGGGATCACTCCCCGTCCTTACCATGGAGCCCTGGCTGGAGAAGGGTCTATAGCCCCCTTCCAGGCATCCCATACCACTAGCCTGGCTCAGCTTCATCCCCAGGGCTTGGAAGCTAGTGACACAACCAGGAGAGGACACCAAGTGCCCACAGTTCTACAAAGAGCCTCACAGTTGAACCACACCCTTGAGACGATGCCATTTGAGGCCACAGATGACCAGGCCGTGATGAAGCCAGAGGGCCTGGACAAGGGTCTGTCCCAGGTGTCCATATCCAGTGGGGACTCCATGGTCCTTGATGCAACCCCATGGATGTTCCATAGTCCCCTGTCAGGTGACATTAATGACAGCCACGAATTCCTTCCCGACAGTCAAAGACCACTGTTGGAGGAGGTAGTTCCCAACCAGACCGAATCTCTGACCAGTGGCATGgctcctgtccctccccagcccctgaatGTTGCCAACCACTCCATGGCTGGTAGTGCCACCCCAACTCTGCAGCAGAGGTCAGCAACCAGTTGGCGGCCCCCCAGCTCCCACTTTGTGACTGGTAGCAGGGTCCCCAGTGTGCTCATGGAGTCTGTCAGGGCTCCTGGTGCCCCCTTGGCTCAACAGGCATCGATGGCTCACATCATACCCCAGAGCCCCTTGGTGGCTCACATCATACCCCAGAGCCCCTCGGTGGCTCACATCATACCCCAGAGTCCCCCGGTGGCTCACATCATACCTCAGAGCCCCTCGGTGGCTCACATCATACCCCAGAGCCCCTCAGTGGTTCATATCATACCCCAGAGCCCCCCAGCGGCTCACATCATACCCCAGAGCCCCTCGGTGGCTCACATCATACCCCAGAGCCCCACAGTGACTCACATCATGTCCCAGGACCCCCCAGtgactcaggtgccccagagcccTGCCTATAATATGGGGGCTTCTACTATAGTTTCAGGGTCACCCAAGCTGGCCCATAGCAGTCCTACGGCATTCAGCTTGCACCCAGGATCTATAACTGGGATGGGGACCCCAAGCACTTCCCAGAGGTCAGGAACCACCCACAAGGCCTCCCATGTGTCACTTTATCCATCCAGCACTAGTGGAATGGCATCTGATGGGTTCCAGGTAGCAGCTGTCCCCAGGGCACACCAGAAGCCAGTGTCTGGGGACCTGGTTCAGAACAACCACAAGTTTCTTGGCTCTAGAAAATCCTATAGGTCCATGCATGGTTATTCCGTCTCAGACATGCTAGACAGTAACATAGCCAAGGTTGTGCCCTTGCATGAAGTGCAGGAGCACACCTACAGGTCCTCACAGGAAAGTCCCAAACACTCCAAGAGTGCGCCACCGGTCGTAACACCAATCATCCGCACCACTGAGGTGGCACACAACACGGCCACCTCTAGGCTGCACCCAGGGCTTCGGAGGGTGTCTCTGGGCTATGAGTCCTCTCCTGACGGCTCCCGGAGGCCCCTTTTAGCCCAGGAGTCGATGGAGGGGTCTCTGGATTTCCGTAGCGCCGGGGCTCCTGTAGACAGTGACAGGGCATCCCTGACTCCCACTGTACTCCAGGGCCCCGTGGATGCTGGCATAGCTGGTGGCCAAGCATGGAACTCTGCCGTCCCCAGTGTAGCGGTCGGGCCCATGAGCAGCGCAGTGGCCCCTGGTGGCGTGTGGGATCTGGCCAGGGCTTCTGTGCCATGGGACACCGTGGGCAGAGAGGCAGCGGCGGATCCCAGACAGTCGGGGGAGCTGGTGGCATCGATGCAGGCTGTGGAGAAGATAATCATCCATGCTGTGGTCACTATCCAGGCATGCGCACGTGGCTACCTGGTGCGCCGTACCGTCAAGGTGTGGCACCAGTGGGCCGTCATCATCCAGGCTGCCTGGCGCGGCTACCGTGTGCGGCGGGACTTGGCCCGGCTCTCTCGAGCCGCCACCACCATCCAGGCTGTGTGGCGAGGCTTCCTCACTCGCCGGCCCGAGACTCAGCAAACCATGCTCCCGGCCATGTGGTGCAAAATGGGCAGCAGGACCAGGTCAGGATCCGACCACCGCTGTTTCCAGTCGTGCCAGCCACACATCTGCGCCCTCTGCCAGTCGCTGAGTCCCAGGCTGGGGAGCCCGCCCAGCGTGGTGATGCTCGTGGGTTCCAGCCCCCGCACGTGCCACATGTGTGGCCACACGCTGCCCACTCGGGTGGTGCACGGCATGGGCCGGGGCTCCATAGTCCAGGCTGGCTTGCCGTGGGGCTGCGCCACCCAGATGAATTCCCGGAGCCCCCGGCTGTCCCGTCGCCGGATTAAGGCGGCCACGGCCATCCAGTCGGCCTGGAGAGGCTTCAGCGTACGCCGCCGTCTGAAGCAGCAACAGATGGCAGCCAAGATGCTTCAAGCCACCTGGCGCGGCCATCGCACCCGGGCCTCCCTCACTACGGATGCGCTCTTGGGGCCGGAAGCGTGGGACAGCTCGCAGCACATGCAGTGGCCAGGTGTCTAGAACATCGGCTGACTAGTGGGGCGGGGGACACCAGGGGAGGGACAGTGTGGCTCTCTGGGTCTAATGAATAAAGCCCTCCACAGCCTGGGTCTTGGTCCACCTGTGTTCATGAAGGTGTCTTGGGCATggttggcggggtgggggggcaggggaattGGGAGGGTCTGGAGCATCCTGGATGGGAGAGGCCCTAAATTTTGCCTCCAGCCATGCAGTTAGTACATGAGGTCTGTGGCTGGGATCGGAACCCTCAGCCTCTTCCAGAGCTCAGAGCCAACTATGTGGCCCCACATATATTACTGTGTCTATTGGGGCCTAATGGGGTGGAGTCCAGTCAGTTCCAGATGAAAGCTGTCCCCAGTACATTCCAGAAGCCAGTGTTGGGAAAGCTGGCCTAAAATGGCTGCCATGAGATTGTTGGCCCTAGAAAAATCCTACAGGTGCATGCGTGGGTGCCTCGTTCAAGAAATGCTAGGCGGATCCAGCCACTTCCTGATTCGGGACACACATATaatggggcacagagagagggagggggcgaCTCCagagggggcagcctgggaggaggaggggcagaggagggtggTGGCATGGATTTGGGGCAGCTGCAGAGGGAGCCACAGAGtgaaggggcaggggagcaggtggggcaggagggtCTTGAGGGGATAGGGAGAGTTTGAGGGCTTCAGGGTGGACCGTGGTTTCTAGTGGTTTCTAGGAGAGGTAGGGGGTCCAGGTGGAGAGCCGGCGGGGAGTGGCATCCCATGCAACAGTAGCAGCGCCCAGAGGCCCCACGTCCCCAGGCCCCACATGTGCACAGCCCCACGTGCCGAGAGCAGCGTGCGTGTGCACCTGCAGGTGTAAAGAGCACCTGGCCACACACCTGTGAAGAGCCCGCCTTTTGTCCTTCCCACACAGGAATGGCAGGCTCCCAGCTGCCCCCGCCACTTCTGCTGCTGGctctggtgctgctgctggggaATTTCTCTTCACAGACACCTCCAGAGGTAAGAACAGGGAAGGAGGCGGCCTGGCTTCCAGGAAGCTGGAGCAGACATGGGGCCCAGCTGCACACCTGGCTTCTGGAGCCCTCCTTCAGGCCACACTGGGCAGCctaccccgccccccccacctccccccaaaacTTGAAGGGCTGGATTTCAAAAGTCCGTTTCTTTTAGCCAGCTCCCCCAGAGAAAGGAGTGAGGAACCCAGGGCATTGGTGGGGGGGGTGGACACGAGAGCTCACTTCCCAGCCGCAAAGCATTTATGGCTCCCAGGAGACTTTCTTGGCACCTGACTTAATTTCCATCTGCTGCTCCCTAGGATGGTTCCCAGAGTGCAGGATGGTTTAGCTCGGatcctcctccccccgccctccaTCTCCCACTAGGCCATTGCTCTCTCTGACCCCATGTCCCAGCCCCAAATCTGGAATATCCAGTGGACACCACCACACATGGCACTCTTCCTGCAGGCAAGGGCTTCGCTCAGAAGGCACATTTACCCTCGTTGCGGAGCCCAGGAAACCGAGGCGGAGGCAAGCCGAGTCTCCCAGCTGTGCCAGGCCCAGGTTAGAACCAGATGACTTGGCTCTTGCCAGCCTCCGAGTCTAGGACTCTCTGGGCAAAGCAAActcctggcacagtgcctgggaaGACCCCTCCTTCACCTTCCGGTCAGGTCTCCCGTAGCTCATGCGCACCTGCCGGCTCTGTGCTGGGCGCTCAGCAGAGCTTGTGTCCTCCTCCGCCTCTTCTTTCAAGGCCCACTGCTATTCTCCCATTCACGTGAAAAGTTTGGCTCTCTAGGGTCCTGGCTTGGCTGGGGGTTCACTGCGGCCCTGAGTAATCTTCTGATTTCAGCAGAAATTCCTCAGTGATGGGAAGCAGTCTGGGGAGGCTGGCCTCTTGGTCCTTGACTCCTTGGAGGTCATTAAGGGGCCCTCTTACCATCTTCCCAGTCACCTGGGGCCAGACTCGTACCATTCTGAGCCTCTGTTCCCCATGTGTAAACTGGGAATGCCATGAGGCCAGTGCATGGTGCCTCTTCTAGATTTCTCTGTCATTCCCCACAGAGCTTGGGAGATTGGACAGAGAACtggcggtggcggtggtggtggtggtgaggtgtCTGTGTGTAGACCCAGCTCCCTCCTGGGGCCAGCACTGGATGTTACTTCTGCATTTTTGATGCCTGGGGTGAGGCAAAAGAGGAAGCATACAGACTCACCCAGGGCAGAGtggatggggtggggcagggagccgTTGATGGATGAACTGGCAAGCTGCTAAAATGCCTAGGAGCCCAGAACTGGGAAGTAAAACATTTACCCACCCTCAGTCTAGCTCCTGGGCTCAGTGCCTGGGATGGGGTAGGAGCCAGGGAGTGGCTGGAACAAAGCAGGGTAGATTTCCAGAGACCCAATCCTCTGATTCTTCCCAGAGCCCAGACTTCTAAGCCAGGCCCTCATTAAGGACTCTGAGTTTAGCCTTGGGGACCTTCCAGGTATCTGGTGAAGAAGATTAGGGCTGattcctacccccaccccacccccgagaGCTCGGAGGTGGATCCGTGCAGATGAGCACCACTGAATACCTACTAGGTGCCAAACCTATGTGAGCACTCAGAGGCTCTGCCTCATGATGATATCCATTCgacagacaaagaaactgagtcccagaaagTTTAAGTGAGTTCCCCAGGGGGACCTTGCTGgatcagttggtggagtgtgcaactcctaatctcagagtcatgcgttcaagccccacattgggagggTGGGGTTTACTTAAAGAAAGAGTTCCCcagcaggctgcctgggttcagagGGCCTCTAGAGCCCTGAAACAAGAATAGGGGCTGGGAGGGCCTGACCTGGCCTGGAACCCCGGCTGTGGGACTTCAGACAAGGGTGCCTTGTTTTCCACTGAGCACTTGCATGGTGCACTAAATCCCCCAGGTCTTGCTGAGAGGCAGGTGTTTGCTATCTGGGATAATAGGGAAGTTGACATCCAGAgaagggctggggccagggctggggccgGAGCTGGGGCTGCACACCCTCGTTCCCGACCATCTCCTCCTCATACCCTCCATGGTGGTTTCCTTCCCTGGGTTATTTTTGCTGGTGCTCTTGGAGAGCGGGGTGGAGAAGCCAACTTCCAAGGTACAGCTCCTCCAGTTCAGTGGAAACATCCAACCACTTCAGCACCCCTGAGTTCAGAGACAGGCTCGACcatccatcccagaaccccaagttTGGAGACaggcttgttaaaacagaaaattcaatgGAGTAAAATATGAAGATCTAAATGACTGTATtgatgattcatgaattgggtaGCATCCCATCTTAGCAGATACAAAGGAGTTCTGAGGAGCTGTACAGAACAGAAGCCTCTTATAGCCTCTTataggaagagaagggaagttTCTAGCAAAGGCAAGTTTACCTTCCTTTGGGGGAAAGCAGAGGAGAGGCATCTGTTGGGCAGATTATCTCCCAAGGGCTGACCAGATCAATCCAGATCGATGGGGCAAAGGTCATACTTTGGTGGGAGGTGTGGAAACCCCAATTCGAtcaggtattaagtcttggtttgctgatgtggagcttagcacaagtgactccattttggacctgtttcttttttagcAGACTCAATGGAGCGGCGCCCCTAGTTCAGGGGAAGACTCCATGATCTCCCATAGGTCTTCAAGTTCAGAGGCAAACCCCACCATCcagcccagctccagctccacaAGTCCAGGGTTGGCGCCCACCTTCCCACAACCAGAAACAGTCACCCCCTCCCAGTTCTGGCTCCCCCAGTTCAGAGCTCACCACTACCTCCCACTCCGCAAATTTCCACCAACTTGACCCTGCATTGGAGCTCCTCTTCTCCCAGCCCCAGAACAGAGCCCCCCTCCATGCCCTCCAACACCACTGATGGGACCTCTGTGGCCACTGGCCCTGGTGAGTGCTGAGAggtttgggggttgggggagtggTTGGGGGTACCAGGCTGCAGTTCTGTGATCGGCCaccagggagagacacagaccTGCGAATATGTGGAAGAAGGgcttctccccaccctctgcccgGTGTCACCTAAAGCCCTCAGGCCTTCATTCTAtgcacatttattgagcacctagtgTGTATCAGATCCTGGAAACACAGCTTTGTTGGGAGACAGATTATGAGTAAATTATAGACTtgtttctaggggatccc
This window of the Canis lupus dingo isolate Sandy chromosome 20, ASM325472v2, whole genome shotgun sequence genome carries:
- the LOC112666955 gene encoding LOW QUALITY PROTEIN: uncharacterized LOC729966 homolog (The sequence of the model RefSeq protein was modified relative to this genomic sequence to represent the inferred CDS: inserted 2 bases in 1 codon; deleted 1 base in 1 codon), whose product is MAGSQLPPPLLLLALVLLLGNFSSQTPPEQTQWSGAPSSGEDSMISHRSSSSEANPTIQPSSSSTSPGLAPTFPQPETVTPPSSGSPSSELTTTSHSAXISTNLTLHWSSSSPSPRTEPPSMPSNTTDGTSVATGPAPGDTGAPELHRNPGVVVAVCLLVSVLLLGAVLMAVRCHHRGVSKS